The Kiritimatiellia bacterium DNA segment CAAGGCGCCCACGCCGACGAGTGTCGTGATCCCCATGCGAACGAGTGTACCTCTCACCCCGGTCTCCCGATGTCGGTGCGATCGGACATCCGAGCATAGAAACGCGCGGTGCGAACCGCAATGCATAGGTCGCTGAGCTGAGTGGCCGCCCGCCCGCGCTGCAAACCGGCCGGCAAACGCGGGGCCCGCGACCGCCGCACGGTCAGCGCGACAGCGCGCGCCGCCACCATTCGACCGTGCGGCGCAGACCTTCGTCCAGCGAGACACGAGCGCGCCATCCGAGCCGTTCCCGGATTTTCGTCGGGTCGAGCTCGATGAACGGTTGATCCGAGGCGATCGGCCGGGCCGGATAGTCGGGCGGATATTCGCCGAACACAATTCGCCGTGCGGGATAGCCGACCAGTTTCGCGATTCGCAGCGCGAGCTCGCGGTTGGTGACGATCTGGCCGGCCGCCGCATTGAACGCCTCACCGGCGGCTTCCGGATGAGCCATCGCGGCGCGATAGGCGGCCACGTGATCGCTGACGAACATGTAGTCCCGCACGGAGTCCGGCGCGCCGACGTGCACCGGCTGCCGCCGCAGCATGCGCGTGATCAGGTATTCGACGAGGAAGTTCGTCTCGATCTTGCGCCCGTAGGTGTTGACGCACCGCAACACGATCGCGGGCAGGCCGTACACCGGTGTCATCATTCGCAGATAGGTGTCGGTGACTGCCTTCGTGTTCGCGTACGGGCTGGAGGGCTGCAACGGCAGATCTTCGCGCAGCGGCGGAACGGCCTGGATGCCGTAGACCTCGGCGGTGGAGGCGTAGAGCAACAGCCGGCGGGACGGCTCGCGCAGTTCCAACATCGCGTGGGCGAGG contains these protein-coding regions:
- a CDS encoding GDP-mannose 4,6-dehydratase: MSRVLITGVTGFIGSHLAQSLVREHEVWGLVRHSTSRDAVRLAPFLRGVRLITSELTDFIGVLGALRKADPEVVIHLAAMSPVRHSFEMPFAYVQANIVGTLNLAHAMLELREPSRRLLLYASTAEVYGIQAVPPLREDLPLQPSSPYANTKAVTDTYLRMMTPVYGLPAIVLRCVNTYGRKIETNFLVEYLITRMLRRQPVHVGAPDSVRDYMFVSDHVAAYRAAMAHPEAAGEAFNAAAGQIVTNRELALRIAKLVGYPARRIVFGEYPPDYPARPIASDQPFIELDPTKIRERLGWRARVSLDEGLRRTVEWWRRALSR